The proteins below come from a single Nocardiopsis gilva YIM 90087 genomic window:
- a CDS encoding anthranilate synthase component I has translation MDASSTPYRTAGGISVRRRTTPCDPASLTDLVAAVEHRRGGVLSSGMEYPGRYSRWHLGYIDPCLEVAARGRRVTATALNERGRVLLPVIAHALREHAPATVGGTADGVVEVEIPEPEGFFTEEQRSRQPSVFSALRSIVALFFADEDPHLGLYGAFGYDLAFQFEPIEQVLERDPADRDLVLHLPDAVIVRDRKRETCYRYTYEFTVPADYTNTASDTAADASTDGLPRTTEDTPAVVAAEVPPQPEPGSYARIVAEAKERFVRGDLFEVVPGHRTYGVCESPARFYEHLRERNPAPFEFFFNLGEGEYLVGASPEMFVRVSGKPGQGQRVETCPISGTIKRGADALGDAENIRELLSSAKEESELTMCTDVDRNDKSRVCEPGSVRVIGRRQIEMYSRLIHTVDHIEGTLRPEFDALDAFLTHMWAVTVTGAPKTWAMRFIEQHESTPRRWYGGAVGVIGFDGSMNTGLTLRTAHIANGVATVRVGATLLYDSDPDAEERETFLKARALLETLALDDEARNGTAAADRAAAEVDEPTRAEGPAGAGMKVLLVDHEDSFVNTLADYVRRHGAEVTTVRHGFDPALLDELAPDLVVLSPGPGLPVDFHTDRLLDELDRRGLPVFGVCLGLQAMVEHADGELLTLDEPVHGKPGRVRVTGGELLDGLGEDAAFTGARYHSTYTTPDRVKNYAVTAVVEDGPEPVVMAIEDPHARRWAVQFHPESILTAAVGEGIIERLLRMVR, from the coding sequence TTGGACGCGAGTTCCACTCCCTACCGCACTGCGGGCGGCATCAGCGTGCGCCGCCGCACCACGCCCTGCGACCCCGCCTCCCTCACCGACCTGGTCGCGGCCGTCGAGCACCGCCGCGGGGGAGTGCTGTCCTCCGGTATGGAGTATCCGGGGCGGTACAGCCGCTGGCACCTCGGGTACATCGACCCCTGCCTGGAGGTGGCCGCCCGCGGGCGGCGCGTCACCGCGACCGCGCTCAACGAACGGGGCCGCGTGCTGCTGCCCGTCATCGCGCATGCCCTGCGGGAGCACGCGCCCGCCACCGTTGGCGGCACGGCGGACGGCGTCGTCGAGGTCGAGATCCCTGAACCCGAGGGCTTCTTCACCGAGGAGCAGCGCAGCCGTCAGCCCAGTGTCTTCTCCGCGCTGCGCTCCATCGTCGCGCTCTTCTTCGCCGACGAGGACCCCCACCTGGGCCTCTACGGCGCCTTCGGTTACGACCTCGCGTTCCAGTTCGAACCCATCGAACAGGTCCTGGAGCGTGACCCCGCCGACCGCGACCTCGTGCTCCACCTGCCCGACGCCGTGATCGTGCGGGACCGCAAGCGCGAGACGTGCTACCGGTACACCTACGAGTTCACCGTTCCGGCCGACTACACGAACACCGCCAGCGACACGGCGGCCGACGCCTCCACCGATGGCCTGCCGCGGACGACCGAGGACACCCCCGCCGTCGTCGCCGCGGAGGTCCCGCCCCAGCCCGAACCCGGGTCCTACGCCCGCATCGTCGCCGAGGCCAAGGAGCGGTTCGTTCGCGGCGACCTCTTCGAGGTCGTGCCCGGCCACCGCACCTACGGCGTCTGTGAGTCCCCGGCTCGCTTCTACGAGCACCTGCGCGAGCGCAACCCCGCCCCCTTCGAGTTCTTCTTCAACCTCGGCGAGGGCGAGTACCTGGTGGGCGCCTCACCGGAGATGTTCGTCCGCGTCAGCGGAAAGCCCGGCCAGGGCCAGCGCGTGGAGACCTGCCCGATCTCCGGCACCATCAAGCGCGGCGCCGACGCCCTCGGCGACGCCGAGAACATCCGCGAGCTTCTCTCCTCCGCAAAGGAGGAGTCGGAACTCACCATGTGCACCGACGTCGACCGCAACGACAAGTCCCGCGTCTGCGAACCCGGCAGTGTGCGCGTCATCGGCCGTCGGCAGATCGAGATGTACAGCAGGCTCATCCACACCGTCGACCACATCGAGGGCACACTGCGCCCCGAGTTCGACGCCCTGGACGCCTTCCTCACCCACATGTGGGCTGTCACCGTCACCGGCGCCCCCAAGACCTGGGCGATGCGCTTCATCGAGCAGCACGAGTCCACGCCGCGCCGCTGGTACGGCGGCGCCGTGGGCGTCATCGGCTTCGACGGGTCGATGAACACCGGCCTCACGCTGCGGACCGCGCACATCGCCAACGGCGTGGCCACCGTCCGCGTCGGCGCGACCCTGCTGTACGACTCCGACCCCGACGCCGAGGAGCGCGAGACCTTCCTCAAGGCGCGGGCGCTGCTGGAGACGCTCGCGCTGGACGACGAAGCCCGCAACGGCACGGCCGCGGCCGATCGGGCGGCCGCGGAGGTCGATGAGCCGACCCGCGCCGAAGGGCCCGCCGGTGCCGGGATGAAGGTCCTCCTCGTCGACCACGAGGACTCCTTCGTCAACACCCTGGCTGACTACGTGCGCCGCCACGGTGCGGAGGTGACGACCGTGCGGCACGGCTTCGACCCCGCGCTGCTCGACGAGCTCGCCCCCGACCTCGTGGTGCTCTCGCCCGGCCCCGGACTGCCCGTCGACTTCCACACGGACCGGTTGCTCGACGAACTGGACCGGCGCGGCCTGCCGGTCTTCGGCGTGTGCCTGGGGCTGCAGGCGATGGTCGAGCACGCCGACGGCGAGCTGCTGACCCTGGACGAGCCCGTGCACGGCAAGCCGGGGCGGGTCCGGGTCACGGGCGGGGAGCTGCTCGACGGTCTCGGCGAGGACGCGGCGTTCACCGGCGCGCGCTACCACTCCACCTACACCACCCCCGACCGGGTGAAGAACTACGCGGTCACGGCGGTGGTGGAGGACGGCCCCGAGCCGGTCGTCATGGCCATCGAGGACCCGCACGCCAGGCGCTGGGCCGTGCAGTTCCACCCGGAGTCGATTCTCACCGCGGCGGTGGGCGAGGGGATCATCGAACGGCTCCTCCGCATGGTGCGCTGA
- a CDS encoding NAD-dependent epimerase/dehydratase family protein gives MEAKLGRVVITGAAGRVGPTVRTALSGDADHLVLVDRESVTADGENETAVKADVADIDALVRAFEGADAVVHLAGLAREASFGELLDTNVQGTFNVLEAARRASVRRVVLGSSNRVTGNYPIHHHVFPDEPPRPDGLYGVSKVAVEALGQMYADTFGLEVVALRLGSFEEEPTETRHLATWLSPGDCAGFVRAALTAPNVSFVAAYAVSANARRFWDLTGGESELGYRPVDDAARFAANFADDDPFWHGGPQSGAYAGADAILPYVEE, from the coding sequence ATGGAAGCGAAACTTGGCAGGGTCGTGATCACCGGAGCGGCCGGTCGCGTCGGTCCCACCGTGCGCACCGCTCTCAGTGGGGACGCCGACCATCTCGTTCTCGTCGACCGCGAATCCGTCACCGCGGACGGGGAGAACGAGACGGCGGTCAAGGCCGACGTCGCCGATATCGACGCTCTGGTAAGAGCGTTCGAGGGCGCCGACGCGGTCGTGCACCTCGCCGGCCTGGCCCGGGAAGCCTCCTTCGGTGAGCTCCTCGATACCAATGTCCAGGGCACTTTCAACGTGTTGGAGGCGGCCCGGCGCGCGTCCGTGCGGCGCGTGGTGCTGGGCTCCAGCAACCGGGTCACCGGCAACTACCCGATCCATCACCACGTCTTCCCGGACGAGCCGCCCCGGCCCGACGGGCTCTACGGCGTGAGCAAGGTCGCGGTGGAGGCGCTCGGGCAGATGTACGCCGACACCTTCGGGCTGGAGGTCGTGGCGCTGCGCCTCGGCTCGTTCGAGGAGGAGCCGACCGAGACCCGGCACCTGGCCACGTGGCTCAGCCCGGGCGACTGCGCCGGGTTCGTGCGTGCCGCCCTCACCGCCCCCAACGTGAGCTTTGTCGCCGCCTACGCGGTCTCGGCCAACGCGCGCCGCTTCTGGGACCTCACCGGAGGGGAGAGCGAGCTCGGCTACCGGCCGGTGGACGACGCCGCGCGGTTCGCCGCCAACTTCGCCGACGACGACCCCTTCTGGCACGGTGGACCCCAGAGCGGCGCCTACGCGGGAGCGGACGCCATCCTGCCCTACGTGGAGGAGTAG
- the thyX gene encoding FAD-dependent thymidylate synthase, protein MKRVEPEVHLVARPQLDYDEVARYLADVGGQSWLERLDRGDLDSALNDPQNLAEFAGRLCYRSWEPGLNPNVTRVRTDQDKYLSNILASMHGSVLEHVSFSFVLHNVSRVLTHELIRHRPGVAISQESLRFVRLTDLPFWFPDWAQEDPELMKRASDMLAQMEEFQYWMAEHFGLDDEGVKFAEKKHKTSFMRRFAPEGVATGLVWTANVRTLRHTLEARTAPGAEEEIRLLFGKIGEALKAEAPALFGDYEIEDGAWVPKWRKV, encoded by the coding sequence GTGAAGAGGGTCGAGCCTGAAGTCCATCTGGTCGCGCGTCCGCAACTGGACTATGACGAGGTCGCCCGCTACCTGGCCGACGTCGGCGGGCAGAGCTGGCTGGAGCGGCTGGACCGCGGGGACCTGGACTCCGCGCTCAACGACCCGCAGAACCTCGCGGAGTTCGCCGGCCGCCTGTGCTACCGCTCCTGGGAGCCGGGTCTCAACCCCAACGTGACGCGGGTCCGCACCGACCAGGACAAGTACCTGAGCAACATCCTGGCCAGCATGCACGGCTCGGTCCTGGAGCACGTCAGCTTCAGCTTCGTGCTGCACAACGTGAGCCGTGTGCTGACCCACGAGCTCATCCGCCACCGCCCGGGCGTGGCCATCTCCCAGGAGTCGCTGCGCTTCGTCCGCCTCACCGACCTCCCCTTCTGGTTCCCGGACTGGGCCCAGGAGGACCCGGAGCTGATGAAGCGGGCCAGCGACATGCTCGCCCAGATGGAGGAGTTCCAGTACTGGATGGCCGAGCACTTCGGCCTGGACGACGAGGGCGTGAAGTTCGCGGAGAAGAAGCACAAGACCTCCTTCATGCGCCGCTTCGCCCCCGAGGGCGTGGCCACCGGCCTGGTGTGGACCGCCAACGTCCGCACCCTGCGCCACACCCTGGAGGCCCGCACGGCCCCGGGCGCGGAAGAGGAGATCCGCCTGCTCTTCGGCAAGATCGGCGAGGCCCTGAAGGCGGAGGCCCCCGCGCTGTTCGGCGACTACGAGATCGAAGACGGCGCCTGGGTCCCCAAGTGGCGCAAGGTGTGA